A window from Scleropages formosus chromosome 17, fSclFor1.1, whole genome shotgun sequence encodes these proteins:
- the c17h5orf22 gene encoding UPF0489 protein C5orf22 homolog, with protein sequence MNTQASKRIYPRLPVWIVEDHNDVVQHIYRAMGSRHLPTNNVKMVHLDSHPDLLIPVNMPADTVFDKEALFSELSIENWIMPIVYAGHLSHVMWLHPYWAQQIKEGEHSMFVGRDSSTTTIRVTSKDDYFLSDGLYVPEDQLEEEKLFKLNVMRVHPAPSKSSKAEVDGACTSKRSKSAAIGPDAEQMQSLGDPEQTVAEEAEGSWTPGSGMIEPPGGSRSSDCDASSCENGDESQFCTLSAQEAGTASQILNSLLSVIEHTDQYILDIDLDFFSCKNPFKEMYTKEEYSFLQELYSFRKPRENSDEDEVLDCVDKRIRQLEDLEAAFADFIEDDGDETLKQWAAKPGMKSIMRLVQSLRNRMKSPDYEMVHQAGLTCDYSELPHHISSEEEIDRLLHTVHLILKGLPKPTLVTISRSSLDEYCPAAQVDSIQAQLLLILESLYSSLDIHREYEVVADSDRASL encoded by the exons ATGAACACTCAAGCATCGAAAAGGATATACCCACGCTTGCCTGTGTGGATAGTCGAGGATCATAACGAT GTCGTGCAGCACATATACCGCGCGATGGGCTCGAGACACCTTCCAACGAATAACGTGAAGATGGTCCATCTGGACTCACACCCAGACCTCCTGATTCCGGTCAACATGCCCGCGGACACCGTGTTCGATAAAGAAGCTCTTTTCAG TGAGCTGAGCATTGAGAACTGGATCATGCCCATAGTTTACGCTGGACACCTCTCTCATGTGATGTGGCTTCACCCATACTGGGCGCAGCAGATCAAGGAGGGTGAGCACAGTATGTTTGTTGGACGAGACTCTTCGACAACCACCATCAG GGTTACAAGCAAAGATGATTACTTTTTAAGCGATGGCCTTTACGTCCCTGAGGATCAGCTGGAAGAAGAAAAGCTGTTCAAGCTGAATGTTATGAGAGTGCATCCAGCCCCATCCAAAAGCAGTAAAGCTGAGGTCGATGGAGCATGTACTTCTAAAAGGTCAAAAAGTGCAGCCATTGGTCCGGATGCTGAACAAATGCAGTCCCTGGGTGACCCTGAGCAAACCGTAGCAGAGGAGGCAGAGGGGAGTTGGACTCCTGGATCAGGCATGATTGAGCCACCGGGGGGCAGCAGAAGCTCAGATTGTGATGCCTCCAGCTGCGAAAATGGAGATGAGTCACAATTCTGCACGCTGTCTGCACAGGAAGCAGGCACTGCATCACAAATCCTCAACAGCCTCCTTTCAGTTATAGAGCACACAGATCAGTACATCCTTGATATAGACCTGGATTTCTTCTCCTGCAAGAACCCTTTTAAAGAGATGTACACAAAG GAGGAGTACAGTTTTCTCCAGGAGTTGTACAGCTTCCGGAAGCCCAGAGAAAACTCAGATGAG GATGAGGTGCTTGATTGTGTGGACAAACGGATACGGCAACTGGAGGACCTGGAGGCTGCCTTTGCTGACTTCATTGAAGATGACGGCGATGAAACCCTTAAACAGTGGGCAGCAAAACCAGG AATGAAGTCGATTATGAGACTGGTACAGAGCCTCCGGAATAGAATGAAGTCCCCAGACTATGAAATG GTCCACCAAGCAGGCCTGACCTGTGACTACTCCGAGTTGCCTCATCACATCAGTAGTGAGGAGGAGATCGACCGGCTCCTCCACACAGTACACCTCATCTTGAAGGGCCTTCCTAAGCCTACCCTGGTCACCATCTCAAG GTCCAGTTTGGACGAGTACTGCCCAGCTGCACAGGTGGATTCCATCCAGGCTCAGCTGCTCCTGATTCTGGAATCACTCTACAGCTCCCTTGACATCCACAGGGAGTATGAGGTTGTGGCAGACTCAGACAGGGCCTCCCTCTGA